The Zavarzinia compransoris genome includes a window with the following:
- the cas3 gene encoding CRISPR-associated helicase Cas3', with protein sequence MVLALAKADRAGRRHSLLAHSADVGAMVEALLRTGTIGRRLAALAGVEALTPVDIGRLSLLAALHDLGKANRGFLARIDDLCWPDRAGHIKPVVDLLADGYAGHPHRLPPVYGNLVAASGLDAVFRWFGGRRKAMPLVDAVLMHHGRLPVSGNPETKLWRSGDGYDPMSALEPIGRVLPSWFGAAFEAGAAGHLLEGRFLHGFAGLVMLADWIASSDLVCDFVTDAGAERIDVSRRLAAAAVERLRLDPAWAAGALPETGAAILSAVLGGGRAPRPTQVAMVSAVVEPGSLVVIEAETGSGKTEAAIAHFANLMRLGLVDGLYFALPTRAAAVQIHRRVVEALDRVMGAAAPPAVLALPGYLRAGEMEGMALPDFAVLWPDDSGDGRRDAAWAAEHPKRFMAAAVAVGSIDQVMLGGLSVRHAELRSSPLLRQLLVIDEVHASDNYMTAIVANLIAQHRAAGGHALLMSATLGTAARLRLMGASQGEIDALPAADDLARQPYPAIHGRNARIPAPAAMSGGGKSVAVDCVADLDHAAIAGLAFEAAVQGARVLVIRNRVDDACDTARALAALAERAGRPELVFRCNGVATVHHGRFAPADRVLLDPALEAALGPDSTAPIVCVTTQTAEQSLDIDADYLITDLCPADVLLQRIGRLHRHLRPARPEGFRMPRLSVHAPGEARLAALIDGRGAIAKGLLGLGRVYPNLLGIVATRRALIDLGVIRIPDHNRLLVERATHPPALRALAEDLGPAWSAHLNTVEGVTLAQGQVARFNMLDFTERPMPLPDAEGVVLTRLGADARIVRVAPAFESVLGARIEQLSIPGWMLGVERDETALEKVEIGEDGALSVGGSAFSYTAYGLGKA encoded by the coding sequence ATGGTGCTGGCCTTGGCAAAGGCGGACCGGGCGGGGCGCCGGCACAGCCTGCTCGCCCATAGTGCCGATGTTGGTGCCATGGTCGAGGCGCTGTTGCGTACCGGGACTATCGGCCGCCGGCTGGCGGCCCTGGCGGGTGTCGAGGCATTGACGCCGGTCGATATCGGCCGCCTGTCGCTTCTGGCTGCCCTGCACGACCTGGGCAAGGCCAATCGCGGTTTCCTGGCGCGTATCGATGATCTGTGCTGGCCGGATCGTGCAGGCCACATCAAGCCTGTGGTCGACCTGCTGGCCGATGGTTATGCCGGCCACCCCCACCGCTTGCCGCCCGTCTACGGCAATTTGGTCGCGGCCAGCGGCCTCGACGCGGTGTTCCGCTGGTTCGGCGGGCGTCGCAAGGCCATGCCGTTGGTCGATGCGGTCCTGATGCACCATGGGCGCCTGCCCGTGTCCGGCAATCCTGAAACGAAATTGTGGCGCAGCGGGGATGGTTACGATCCCATGAGCGCGCTGGAGCCGATCGGCCGCGTCTTGCCGTCCTGGTTCGGGGCGGCGTTCGAGGCCGGGGCTGCCGGGCATCTGCTGGAGGGCCGGTTCCTGCATGGTTTCGCCGGCCTGGTGATGCTGGCCGATTGGATCGCGTCGAGCGATCTGGTCTGCGATTTCGTGACCGACGCCGGTGCCGAACGGATCGATGTCTCCCGCCGGCTGGCTGCGGCCGCAGTGGAGAGGCTCCGTCTCGACCCGGCCTGGGCTGCGGGGGCGCTGCCGGAGACGGGAGCGGCCATCCTCTCGGCCGTGCTCGGCGGCGGGCGGGCGCCGCGTCCGACCCAGGTCGCGATGGTATCGGCGGTGGTCGAGCCCGGTTCCCTGGTCGTGATCGAGGCGGAAACCGGGTCCGGCAAGACCGAGGCCGCCATCGCCCATTTCGCCAACCTGATGCGCCTTGGCCTGGTGGACGGACTTTATTTTGCCCTGCCCACGCGGGCGGCGGCGGTGCAGATCCATCGCCGGGTGGTCGAAGCCCTTGATCGCGTCATGGGGGCCGCCGCGCCGCCGGCCGTTCTCGCCCTGCCGGGTTACCTGCGCGCAGGGGAGATGGAGGGCATGGCGCTGCCCGATTTCGCCGTGCTCTGGCCCGATGATTCCGGCGATGGGCGGCGCGACGCCGCCTGGGCTGCGGAACATCCGAAGCGTTTCATGGCGGCGGCGGTTGCGGTCGGCTCGATCGATCAGGTGATGCTCGGCGGATTATCCGTGCGCCATGCGGAACTGCGCTCGTCCCCGCTGCTGCGGCAATTGCTGGTCATCGACGAGGTGCATGCTTCCGATAACTATATGACCGCGATTGTCGCCAATCTTATTGCCCAGCATCGGGCGGCCGGCGGCCATGCCCTGCTCATGTCCGCCACCCTGGGGACGGCGGCCCGCCTTCGCCTGATGGGGGCGTCCCAGGGCGAGATCGACGCCTTGCCGGCGGCGGATGACCTCGCCCGCCAGCCCTATCCCGCCATCCATGGCCGAAATGCCCGGATTCCTGCACCGGCCGCGATGTCGGGCGGCGGCAAATCGGTGGCGGTCGACTGTGTCGCCGATCTGGATCATGCCGCGATCGCCGGGCTCGCCTTCGAGGCGGCCGTGCAGGGGGCGCGCGTGCTCGTCATCCGCAACCGGGTCGACGATGCCTGCGACACCGCGCGGGCGCTTGCCGCCCTGGCGGAAAGGGCGGGGCGGCCGGAACTTGTCTTTCGCTGCAACGGGGTTGCGACCGTGCATCACGGGCGCTTCGCCCCGGCCGACCGGGTTTTGCTCGATCCGGCCCTGGAGGCGGCCCTCGGTCCGGACAGCACCGCCCCCATCGTCTGTGTCACCACCCAGACGGCGGAACAGTCGCTCGACATCGATGCTGACTATCTGATCACCGACCTGTGCCCGGCCGACGTATTGCTGCAACGGATCGGGCGCCTGCATCGCCATCTGCGGCCCGCGCGGCCCGAGGGGTTCCGCATGCCCCGCCTGTCGGTTCATGCGCCGGGCGAGGCAAGACTGGCCGCCCTGATCGACGGCAGGGGCGCCATCGCCAAGGGCTTGCTTGGCCTGGGCCGAGTCTATCCCAATTTGCTCGGTATCGTCGCGACGAGGCGCGCCCTTATCGACCTTGGAGTGATCCGTATTCCCGATCACAACCGTCTGCTGGTTGAACGTGCCACCCATCCTCCGGCCCTCCGCGCCCTGGCGGAGGACCTGGGACCGGCCTGGTCCGCGCATCTCAATACGGTCGAGGGCGTGACCCTGGCGCAGGGGCAGGTCGCCAGATTCAACATGCTCGACTTCACCGAACGCCCGATGCCGCTGCCCGATGCTGAAGGGGTCGTTCTCACACGACTCGGCGCGGATGCCCGGATCGTCCGCGTGGCGCCGGCCTTCGAGAGCGTCCTCGGCGCGCGGATCGAGCAATTGTCGATACCGGGGTGGATGCTTGGGGTGGAGAGGGACGAGACGGCGCTGGAGAAGGTCGAGATCGGCGAGGACGGCGCGCTGAGTGTCGGAGGCTCGGCGTTCAGCTACACCGCCTACGGGCTGGGCAAGGCATAA
- a CDS encoding type I-E CRISPR-associated protein Cse1/CasA: MFDLLREPLLPVSGGGRDRETLPGVLARLSAGEDLGFPGLAAHQRQSWFCFLVQLAALALTAAGRGDAPDTEAGWLVLLEALAGEEADTAFALVAPPARPAFLQPPVRAAALAKFRGPVLAADAIDILIVAKNHDLKLERVTGGEAHHWAYALVNLQTMQGFLGRGNYGIARMNGGFSARVLAGRQEGGGWALRFRHDLRLLLATRGRLLAAMNFYRESGGLALLWLEPWDEEEAIPVQGLDPYFIEICRRVRLVEQGGRIGALLRPSETARLAAAAFKGALGDPWAPVDSVAGTAFTVPAAGLDHQRIVKILTDRRGLPVALKPYPGEGEGNLDLHFTVLVRGQGRTDGLHERVVPIPRVVADGLEDEEMSHYLAARADEMQKDAAAALAALRLGLRIYLQGAPETLKQDDDRPHVQAEGLGRAVDRHFLDHLWAQVAPGDGVPDPHRAWLDWLRQAAIHWFKAGLSALPPPVNRREKAHFAALNVFHSRLNKALPPEEKTA; encoded by the coding sequence ATGTTCGACTTGCTGCGGGAGCCCCTGCTGCCGGTATCCGGCGGGGGGCGGGACCGGGAGACTCTGCCCGGCGTATTGGCCCGGCTGAGCGCGGGCGAGGATCTCGGGTTTCCCGGCCTCGCGGCGCATCAGCGGCAAAGCTGGTTCTGCTTCCTGGTGCAATTGGCGGCCCTGGCGCTGACCGCCGCGGGCCGGGGGGACGCCCCGGACACGGAGGCCGGGTGGCTGGTCCTGTTGGAAGCGCTGGCGGGCGAGGAGGCCGACACCGCCTTTGCCCTGGTCGCCCCGCCGGCGCGCCCGGCATTCCTCCAGCCCCCGGTGCGGGCGGCGGCGCTGGCGAAATTCCGGGGGCCGGTCCTGGCGGCGGATGCGATCGATATTCTGATCGTTGCCAAGAACCATGATCTGAAGCTGGAACGGGTCACCGGCGGCGAGGCGCATCACTGGGCCTATGCCCTGGTCAATTTGCAGACCATGCAAGGCTTCCTCGGCCGCGGCAACTACGGTATCGCGCGCATGAACGGCGGCTTCTCCGCCCGCGTGCTTGCCGGCCGCCAGGAGGGGGGCGGGTGGGCCCTACGCTTCCGGCACGACCTGCGCCTCCTGCTGGCGACGCGGGGCAGGCTGCTGGCGGCAATGAATTTCTATCGCGAAAGCGGCGGCCTGGCCCTTCTCTGGCTGGAGCCGTGGGACGAGGAGGAGGCCATCCCGGTCCAAGGTCTCGATCCTTATTTCATCGAAATCTGCCGCCGGGTCCGGCTGGTCGAGCAGGGGGGGCGCATCGGCGCCCTGCTGCGCCCGAGCGAGACGGCGCGCCTTGCGGCGGCCGCGTTCAAGGGCGCTCTCGGCGATCCTTGGGCGCCGGTCGACAGTGTGGCCGGTACCGCCTTCACCGTGCCTGCGGCGGGCCTGGATCATCAGCGGATCGTGAAAATCCTGACGGATCGGAGGGGCCTGCCGGTCGCACTGAAACCCTATCCGGGCGAAGGAGAGGGCAACCTGGACCTTCATTTCACCGTCCTCGTGCGCGGGCAAGGGCGAACGGACGGGCTGCACGAGAGGGTGGTGCCCATCCCGCGCGTCGTCGCGGACGGCCTTGAGGATGAGGAGATGAGCCATTATCTCGCCGCCCGGGCGGATGAGATGCAGAAGGATGCGGCGGCGGCGCTGGCCGCGCTTCGCCTCGGCTTGCGGATCTATCTCCAGGGCGCCCCGGAAACCCTGAAGCAGGACGACGACAGGCCGCACGTGCAGGCTGAAGGCCTGGGCCGCGCGGTGGACCGGCATTTTCTCGATCATCTCTGGGCCCAGGTCGCGCCCGGGGATGGGGTTCCCGATCCCCACCGCGCCTGGCTCGACTGGTTGCGGCAGGCGGCGATCCACTGGTTCAAAGCCGGTCTCAGTGCCCTGCCGCCGCCCGTCAATCGCCGGGAAAAGGCGCATTTTGCGGCCCTCAACGTATTCCACAGCAGGCTGAACAAAGCCCTGCCGCCCGAGGAGAAAACGGCATGA
- the cas7e gene encoding type I-E CRISPR-associated protein Cas7/Cse4/CasC, translating to MTELPRFLQIHTLTPYAGVLLNRDDIGEAKRLPLGGSMRGRVSSQCQKRHWRLAAGEWQLVPAAERAIRSRRTFEYHVARPLIDEGLDEARVAEAIAAVQAEVLGESKKAAAKKKGEETAPDLHTSQVIVLGPGETRYIVGLVRKLVADAGTNKDFKAALQALLKAEKPNFASMREGAGLDAALFGRMITGDVFARADAAIHVAHAFTVHAIESEPDYFTAVDDIVADSGEQGSGHINTSELTSGLYYSYVVVDVPLLVANLQGCAAADWASADRTLAGQVVERLIGTIATVSPGAKLGSTAPYAFADTVLVEAGKRQPRSLANGFYKAIGLSRNDLREEATARLLDQLGRLDAMYGKAEDRRIASQIPDLAETAPAGLNLPALAVWARGLVDGTVAFAPGA from the coding sequence ATGACCGAATTGCCCCGCTTCCTGCAGATCCACACGCTGACGCCCTATGCCGGCGTTCTGTTGAACCGCGACGATATCGGCGAGGCCAAGCGCCTGCCGCTGGGCGGCAGCATGCGCGGGCGCGTCTCCTCGCAATGTCAGAAGCGCCATTGGCGCCTTGCCGCCGGGGAATGGCAATTGGTGCCGGCGGCGGAACGCGCCATCCGGTCCCGGCGCACCTTCGAGTACCATGTGGCCCGGCCCCTGATCGACGAAGGGCTGGACGAGGCCCGGGTGGCGGAGGCGATCGCCGCGGTCCAGGCCGAGGTTCTCGGCGAAAGCAAAAAGGCCGCCGCCAAGAAGAAGGGCGAGGAGACAGCCCCCGATCTGCACACGTCCCAGGTCATCGTCCTCGGACCCGGCGAAACCCGCTATATCGTCGGTCTCGTGCGGAAGCTCGTCGCCGATGCCGGTACCAACAAGGATTTCAAGGCCGCCCTCCAGGCCCTGTTGAAGGCCGAAAAACCCAATTTCGCCTCGATGCGGGAAGGGGCCGGGCTGGATGCCGCGCTGTTCGGGCGCATGATCACCGGCGACGTCTTCGCCCGCGCCGATGCGGCGATCCATGTCGCCCATGCCTTCACCGTCCATGCGATCGAAAGCGAGCCCGATTATTTCACCGCCGTCGACGATATCGTCGCCGACAGCGGTGAACAGGGCAGCGGCCATATCAATACCTCGGAACTGACCTCGGGCCTCTATTACAGCTATGTCGTGGTCGATGTGCCGCTCCTGGTCGCGAACCTTCAGGGCTGTGCGGCGGCGGATTGGGCCAGCGCCGACCGCACCCTGGCCGGCCAGGTGGTGGAGCGGCTGATCGGCACGATCGCCACCGTTTCGCCCGGGGCGAAGCTGGGCTCCACCGCCCCCTATGCCTTTGCCGATACCGTCCTGGTCGAGGCGGGAAAGCGCCAGCCCCGCAGCCTGGCCAACGGCTTCTACAAGGCGATCGGCCTCTCCCGCAACGACCTGCGTGAAGAGGCGACCGCGCGCCTGCTCGACCAGCTCGGCCGGCTGGATGCCATGTACGGCAAGGCGGAGGACAGGCGCATCGCCTCGCAGATCCCCGATCTGGCGGAAACCGCGCCGGCCGGCCTCAACCTGCCGGCGCTGGCGGTCTGGGCCCGCGGTCTCGTCGACGGCACGGTCGCTTTCGCGCCGGGGGCCTGA
- the cas5e gene encoding type I-E CRISPR-associated protein Cas5/CasD: MTDWLVLVLDAPLMSFGGAMIDQHGVTRGDPGRSLLTGLIGNALGYEHRDAGRLEALQHRLDHASLHLRDGEALVDFHTVDLGQPFMRSGWTTRGAPQGREGGSAGSSTHIRNRHYLAGALRLVVLTLGAGEGPDLDAVETALREPARPLFLGRKTCLPARPLLAGRVTAADAVAALHRAHALAAALGLADFPAEAEGLAAEWPDDGLLPRNARQETVVDQRDWRNQFHGGERRVVAGPLPKRGGPP; the protein is encoded by the coding sequence ATGACGGACTGGCTCGTCCTCGTTCTCGATGCGCCGCTGATGAGTTTCGGCGGTGCCATGATCGATCAACACGGCGTAACCCGGGGCGATCCAGGCCGCAGCCTGCTGACCGGATTGATCGGCAATGCCCTGGGTTACGAACACCGCGATGCCGGCCGGCTCGAGGCGCTTCAGCACCGCCTCGATCACGCCAGCCTGCACCTGCGGGACGGCGAGGCCCTGGTCGATTTTCATACCGTCGACCTCGGCCAGCCGTTCATGCGCAGCGGCTGGACGACGCGGGGCGCGCCACAGGGGCGGGAAGGCGGCTCGGCCGGGTCCAGCACCCATATCCGCAACCGCCACTATCTGGCCGGCGCTTTGCGCCTGGTCGTCCTCACGCTCGGCGCCGGCGAAGGGCCTGACCTTGACGCCGTCGAGACCGCATTGCGGGAGCCGGCCCGGCCGCTGTTCTTGGGGCGGAAGACCTGCCTGCCGGCGCGGCCCCTGCTGGCGGGCCGGGTGACCGCAGCGGATGCGGTGGCGGCCCTGCACCGGGCCCATGCCCTGGCGGCGGCCCTCGGCCTGGCGGATTTTCCTGCCGAGGCCGAAGGCCTGGCGGCGGAATGGCCCGACGACGGTCTCCTGCCGCGCAATGCCCGGCAGGAGACCGTCGTCGATCAGCGCGACTGGCGCAACCAGTTCCATGGCGGGGAACGGCGGGTGGTCGCAGGGCCCCTGCCGAAACGGGGAGGGCCGCCGTGA
- a CDS encoding type I-E CRISPR-associated protein Cas6/Cse3/CasE has product MTTALHMLQLALDGDRLARFGAGLGLDRRADSDGGYLCHALLTALFGAAAPKPFVLQVRAGGGPSLLAYAPADLPALAEIAALHATPDVYRIVDWPMSAAKPMPVFRPGQRLAFTVRVRPVVRIGRQHPCFKPGAEVDIFLARAEADRDGPKPDREDVYRQWLAAGLTQSGAALEQAALTGQRRTALLRRNAEGKRVAQRQQIDADLAGTLTVTEPEGFRRLVARGIGRHRAFGFGMLLLRPAA; this is encoded by the coding sequence GTGACCACAGCGCTTCACATGCTGCAACTGGCCCTCGATGGCGACCGGCTGGCCCGTTTCGGCGCCGGGCTCGGCCTGGACCGCCGGGCCGACAGCGATGGCGGCTACCTGTGCCATGCGCTGCTGACCGCCCTGTTCGGCGCCGCCGCACCGAAACCTTTCGTGTTGCAGGTGCGGGCCGGCGGGGGCCCCTCGCTGCTCGCCTACGCGCCGGCAGATCTTCCGGCCCTGGCGGAGATCGCCGCCCTGCATGCAACGCCCGACGTCTATCGCATCGTCGACTGGCCGATGTCGGCGGCCAAGCCCATGCCGGTGTTCAGGCCGGGCCAGCGCCTGGCCTTCACGGTGCGGGTGCGGCCCGTCGTCCGTATCGGCCGGCAGCATCCGTGCTTCAAGCCGGGGGCGGAGGTGGATATCTTTCTGGCCCGGGCGGAAGCGGACCGGGACGGCCCGAAGCCTGACCGCGAGGACGTTTATCGGCAATGGCTGGCGGCCGGCCTCACGCAATCCGGCGCGGCACTGGAGCAGGCGGCCTTGACCGGCCAGCGCCGCACGGCCTTGCTGCGCCGCAACGCTGAAGGCAAGCGCGTCGCCCAGCGGCAGCAGATCGATGCCGATCTTGCCGGCACATTGACCGTGACCGAGCCGGAAGGTTTTCGCCGGTTGGTGGCCCGGGGGATCGGGCGGCACCGGGCCTTCGGCTTCGGCATGCTGCTGCTGCGCCCGGCGGCCTGA